Proteins co-encoded in one Treponema sp. J25 genomic window:
- the amrB gene encoding AmmeMemoRadiSam system protein B, producing MQYQNTSPAEYHRSRSPVMAGMFYPDTDAALRIALNRYYEISGMQGSETRTDCNPLGIIVPHAAWELSGLLLGRAFSLVRKRPIEQVVLLGPLHASTQEGIYVSESDSFETPIGDLWVHKNKVDEFLSCSTIFELNDIPHLSEHSLEVVLPWIADAFPQVSIIPILIGTSRTNHIHALSRALELCFSDELDKTLFIATTNVSAHYDNDEAFEQGRRFLELVQTGDGAQLIGN from the coding sequence ATGCAATATCAAAATACCAGTCCTGCCGAATACCATCGAAGCCGAAGTCCCGTTATGGCAGGGATGTTTTACCCTGATACAGATGCCGCTCTTCGAATTGCTTTGAACCGGTATTATGAAATCAGTGGCATGCAGGGATCCGAAACGAGAACCGACTGTAATCCCCTTGGTATTATCGTACCCCATGCAGCATGGGAGCTTTCTGGTCTTCTCTTGGGTCGTGCCTTTTCCTTGGTTAGAAAACGTCCTATAGAACAGGTTGTTTTATTAGGCCCTCTCCATGCCAGTACCCAGGAAGGGATCTATGTAAGCGAATCAGACAGTTTTGAGACCCCTATAGGAGATCTCTGGGTTCATAAGAATAAGGTTGATGAGTTTCTCTCCTGTAGTACCATTTTTGAACTGAATGATATACCTCACCTCTCTGAACATTCCCTTGAGGTAGTTCTTCCCTGGATAGCCGATGCATTTCCCCAGGTTTCAATCATTCCCATACTTATCGGCACCTCACGAACAAATCATATCCATGCCCTGAGCCGAGCTCTGGAATTGTGTTTTTCTGATGAATTGGACAAAACCCTTTTTATCGCCACCACTAATGTTTCGGCCCATTATGATAATGACGAAGCCTTTGAGCAGGGCCGCCGATTCTTGGAACTTGTACAGACAGGTGACGGGGCACAACTGATAGGAAACTGA